In Musa acuminata AAA Group cultivar baxijiao chromosome BXJ2-8, Cavendish_Baxijiao_AAA, whole genome shotgun sequence, one genomic interval encodes:
- the LOC103995272 gene encoding thioredoxin-like 3-1, chloroplastic: MAALGPSSCLLYRELCYREQGIHPFNGGGCSLVSVGGGGLYSWQPGGSRKRMWGGEVKMRGFWQNVSRPTSIEMEAINGMEDLDRILALSKELSQAIVIDWMAAWCRKCIYLKPKLEKLAAEYHPRVKFYFVDVNKVPQALVKRGNISKMPTIQLWKDGEWKAEVIGGHKAWLVMDEVREMIQKHL; the protein is encoded by the exons ATGGCAGCTTTGGGTCCCAGTTCCTGCCTCCTGTACCGAGAGCTCTGCTACCGGGAGCAGGGGATCCACCCGTTCAACGGTGGAGGGTGCTCTTTGGTGTCGGTCGGCGGCGGAGGCCTCTATTCCTGGCAACCGGGGGGTAGTAGGAAGAGGATGTGGGGAGGGGAGGTAAAGATGCGAGGTTTTTGGCAGAACGTGTCGAGGCCGACGTCCATCGAGATGGAAGCCATCAACGGGATGGAGGATCTCGATCGGATACTTGCCCTTTCCAAGGAGCTTTCTCAAGCGATAGTCATCGACTG GATGGCAGCTTGGTGTCGGAAATGCATTTATCTGAAGCCCAAGCTTGAAAAGCTTGCTGCAGAATACCATCCAAG GGTTAAGTTCTATTTTGTGGATGTTAACAAGGTTCCTCAAGCATTGGTTAAGCGTGGTAACATCTCG AAAATGCCGACTATTCAG CTATGGAAGGATGGAGAATGGAAAGCTGAGGTAATTGGGGGACACAAAGCATGGCTTGTCATGGATGAGGTCCGGGAAATGATCCAAAAACATTTGTGA